From the Ignavibacteriales bacterium genome, the window TATCCAGTCAGAAAAAACCTGAACGTCCAGTCCGCCAGCGCGGAATTTAGGCAGGTCCGACTGTGTACGGGGATTATCTTTCCCGAACTTTGCGTTACGGTAAAACATCTGGTAAACGAAATCATTATGTGTATCAACCAATATTGCATCGTAATGAAGCTCTTCAGGTGTTAGCTGTTTTGTGGAATCTTCCATTTTTACGGAGATGTCTTTTGTTTCGGATTTGATGCTTGTTTGCTTTACTTCGGGCTTATTGCATAACACGGTGCTCTTTAGAATAAAAAACAAAGAGGTGCAGGTTACAAGAACTATTAATATTATGCTTAAAGTTTTTTTCATTTTAATATTCCAGGTCATCTCCCATCATAGATGATCGATCAGTGTTAATTGCTGTGAGAGCGAATTCATAATGAGCGGGGAAAACAAAGAATTTAATAGGTTGCTTCATTGCCATGCGGGAAAGCGGTGAATTGAATATTTCAAGAGTCATTGTAGCATTACTGTCGCCAGTAACTTTAAATGGGATATCCTCATCATTAAGCTTGGCTTTTATAAGCTGAGCCTCCATGGGGTCATAAGTAACGCAAAGTTCAACAAGATCGCTCATAGTCTAAAAATTATCTATCCATATGATAAAATCAAGATATTATATGTCAATTTCATTTCTGCATAATATGGCGGCTTTTTCGGCGGCATCTATATATTTATCCAGAACGGTTATATGCCCCATCTTTCTGCCAATACGGGTTTCATTTTTACCGTAAATGTGAACATATGTCCTAAAATTTTGAAGAGCAGATCCAAGGCGGGTAAGCTTTGCGGCAGCATCTTTCTCACCGAGGATATTGATCATGACGGCTGACTCTTCCCTCATAGTTACATCACCCAGCGGAAGGTCAAGAACCGCCCTAATATGGTTTTCGAATTGGGATGTGTAGCACCCCTCTATGGAGTAATGTCCTGTATTGTGTACCCGGGGAGCAAGTTCATTCACAAGGATAGAGTTATCCTCCATTAGGAACATTTCTATCCCCATTACGCCAACGTAATCCAATTTTTCCAGGATCGTTGAAGCAATATTATTCACCTGTTCTTTAATTTCCGTGAATTTCTTTTCGGAAGCTTTAACGATGTGACAAATGTGATCTTTTTGGATAGTCTCAACAACAGGATAAATTTTCATCTCACCACTCTTACTCCTTGCTGCCTGGGTAGCAATCTCGATCTTAAAATCCACAAATGATTCGCACATAAGTTCGCCTCGTGCGCCGATGGTTTCAAGGGCAGTGTCAATATCATTTTCCGAGTCTATCTTGTAATTACCCTTCCCATCATATCCCATTGTCCTAGATTTCAATATCACAGGGTAGCCATGAACTCCAGCGAAGGAAGTGATGTCCTCCATTGTCTTTACCGGTACAAAATCCGCAACCGGTATACCGAGGTCTTCAAGAGTTTGTTTCTGAATTAATTTGTCCTGTATAAGCTTGATAATTTTTGAGCAGGGATGAACTGCTTTACCCAGAGATTCCAGGTACTCTATTTTTTGGTAGTCAATAAATTCATTTTCGAGTGTAACTATATCACATGAGTCAGCAAACTTGTGAAGGGTTTCATCATCGTGCCAGTCTCCAACTATCTCATCTTTTGTCAACATCCCGGCCGGGGACGAGGCAGTCTTCGAAAGAATTACAAATTCAAAGCCGAACTTGTAACAATCTTCCATAATCATCCGGGCTAGCTGCCCTCCGCCTAAAATGCCTATTCTCAAATTTCCCCCTGTTATGTTAATTATTACTTAGAAAGCAGTCTATTATATTCGGCAGGATCATTGATTATATTCACTGCCTTTTGAAGCTGTTTATCCGTCGGGAAAGTTGCCTCGATCTGGGCAAACTCTTCGACAAGTCTTTTGTTGATCTCTTCAGAGATGCTTCTTATTATTTCTTCCCTGGCAGATTCGAGTTCGCCCGATTCCGAGGACTCCACTTCCTGCATGATCTTATCCAGATATGTCATGTAATCAGATGAGAAATCTTTATTATTTGCCATATCCTTAAGCTCGTTGACCTTTTTCTCAGCCTTAGATTCGTAATTGAAACCATAGCTGGAGAGGAAGTTCTTAAAATCCTGGAATACAACATCATCAACAGTAACAACATTTACACCAGGGTGGGATTCCAGGTAGTAATCTGCGTATTTGAAGAACATGTCTTTATTTACAAGGGCCTGATGAACCTCGCTTTCGGGTTTGACGTCAACCTCGACATCCGGTGTAATGCCGCCGTTGGCGTAAACGGTTCGTCCGTTTAGTGTGCGGAACTCCTTTTGCAAGAATTGTGAAGTATTGAGGAACACGCCGCTTTTGTTTTCAGTGAAATAATCCTTGCTCTGTATCCATCTACCCGATGGAGTAAAATATCTCTGGTTAGTGATCTTAAGTTGTGTATCGTTATTAATGTCTTTTATCTGCTGGACGAGACCCTTTCCAAAAGATTTTGATCCCACTATGACACCTCTATCCAGGTCTTGGATAGCGCCTGCAACAATCTCAGATGCCGAGGCAGTATTTTCATTTATTAGCACAATCAGAGGAACTTCGTCGCCTGCAAGCGGATCTTCTTTAGAGAAATATTTCTTTTCAGAATCTTCCTGTTTACCTTTAGTAATGACAAGCAGGCTGTTCTTTTTGACGAGCTTATTAAGAATGCCCGTTGCGGCATCCAGGAGACCTCCGCCGTTATCCCGCAGATCAAGTACAATGCCCCTTAGATTACCAGATGATTTAAGAGATTTTATTATGTTTTCAACTTCGTTTTCAGCATTGCGAGTAAAACGGTCAAGCTTTATATATCCAATGCCTTGCGCGTCCCCAGTAAGGTATCCATAATAGGAAACGTTTTTTAGGCTTATCTCTTCCCGTGTGAGAGTGAAGTCAAGTATATTACCGTCTCTATCTACCTTTACATTTATTTGTGAACCTACCGGACCTCTTATAACGTATCTTAACTTATCCAGGTCAATATTAGATGTATTTTGCCCGTCTATTTCGATAATTTGATCGCCTCTTCTCAGACCTTTGCGCTGGGCTTCATACCCGCTTAATACATCTGTAACCCTCAGGATACTATCGCGAATCTCCACAGTAATGCCTATACCGCCGTATTTGCCTGTAGTAATAAGTTCAATTTGATCCCTGCTGTCTTCATCGTAAAACACAGTATATGGATCGAGAGTGGAAAGCATTCCATTTATACCGGCTTTGACGAACTTATCCATGTCGATGTCATCGACATAATTCAATGCGATCTCTTTGTAAACATTTCCGAACTCGTCGAGATTCTTATTTATCTTATCATAAATATCATCCTGAGGTCTTCCTCCGTCTGCAAGGGCGTACCCGTTGAGAGTGGTTAAGAAAAGGATCAGAATCAATGGTTTGATAAAAAATCTAAGTCCCATAAATTTGCTTTTCTTGTATTGCATAACAATGTCCTTCCTGTTAATAAAAATTATTTTATTCTTTTATTATATATTTCTACGATATTTGAATGGATATGTTCGATACTTTCTCGTCCATCAAGTAATTTTACTCTTCTTTTATTTTTAGATGCAATATCGAGATATCCGTTTATAACTTTGCTGAAGTAACTACTTTTTTTTTGTTCGATCCTATCGTATTTACGTTTGCCTTTCTTTCTCTTCAGCGATTCCTTGTAAGATATATTAATTAAAAAAGTTAAATCCGGTAATAAGTTTCCGGAAGCAATCGAGTTCAGTTTTTTTATCGTGTTAAGGTCAACTTTTCCGCCATATCCTTGATATGCCGTGGATGAATCAAAATACCTGTCGCAAATAACGGTATATCCTTTGTCCAGATGCGGTTTTATGACTTCCTGAGTCAGCTGGCACCTTGCAGCAGAAAATAGCAGGAATTCTGTCATATCGTCCACTTTTGAATCAGACTTATGAAGAAGAATA encodes:
- a CDS encoding 5-(carboxyamino)imidazole ribonucleotide synthase produces the protein MRIGILGGGQLARMIMEDCYKFGFEFVILSKTASSPAGMLTKDEIVGDWHDDETLHKFADSCDIVTLENEFIDYQKIEYLESLGKAVHPCSKIIKLIQDKLIQKQTLEDLGIPVADFVPVKTMEDITSFAGVHGYPVILKSRTMGYDGKGNYKIDSENDIDTALETIGARGELMCESFVDFKIEIATQAARSKSGEMKIYPVVETIQKDHICHIVKASEKKFTEIKEQVNNIASTILEKLDYVGVMGIEMFLMEDNSILVNELAPRVHNTGHYSIEGCYTSQFENHIRAVLDLPLGDVTMREESAVMINILGEKDAAAKLTRLGSALQNFRTYVHIYGKNETRIGRKMGHITVLDKYIDAAEKAAILCRNEIDI
- the tmk gene encoding dTMP kinase — translated: MFITFEGIDLSGKSTQAKLFFKYLKKKTKKVILLREPGGTAISEQIRNILLHKSDSKVDDMTEFLLFSAARCQLTQEVIKPHLDKGYTVICDRYFDSSTAYQGYGGKVDLNTIKKLNSIASGNLLPDLTFLINISYKESLKRKKGKRKYDRIEQKKSSYFSKVINGYLDIASKNKRRVKLLDGRESIEHIHSNIVEIYNKRIK
- a CDS encoding S41 family peptidase, with protein sequence MGLRFFIKPLILILFLTTLNGYALADGGRPQDDIYDKINKNLDEFGNVYKEIALNYVDDIDMDKFVKAGINGMLSTLDPYTVFYDEDSRDQIELITTGKYGGIGITVEIRDSILRVTDVLSGYEAQRKGLRRGDQIIEIDGQNTSNIDLDKLRYVIRGPVGSQINVKVDRDGNILDFTLTREEISLKNVSYYGYLTGDAQGIGYIKLDRFTRNAENEVENIIKSLKSSGNLRGIVLDLRDNGGGLLDAATGILNKLVKKNSLLVITKGKQEDSEKKYFSKEDPLAGDEVPLIVLINENTASASEIVAGAIQDLDRGVIVGSKSFGKGLVQQIKDINNDTQLKITNQRYFTPSGRWIQSKDYFTENKSGVFLNTSQFLQKEFRTLNGRTVYANGGITPDVEVDVKPESEVHQALVNKDMFFKYADYYLESHPGVNVVTVDDVVFQDFKNFLSSYGFNYESKAEKKVNELKDMANNKDFSSDYMTYLDKIMQEVESSESGELESAREEIIRSISEEINKRLVEEFAQIEATFPTDKQLQKAVNIINDPAEYNRLLSK